In Flavobacteriales bacterium, the following proteins share a genomic window:
- a CDS encoding site-specific integrase — MNKPIDNISEVINEIKQYNSNLHLCCLLTYGCLLRPHREIRELTWGDFTSELSYIKLSGGRNKSGRNRIVPVPSYIRDILVKGESNHNIFTNSNKPPNPDYFKTLWSRFKRVSKLIELDQTLYSFRHSGAIDIFKRTGSITKLQKAMGHSSINVSLTYLRGLEIPELNEEDMPMI, encoded by the coding sequence TTGAATAAACCTATTGATAATATATCTGAGGTTATAAATGAAATAAAGCAATACAATAGTAATCTACACCTCTGCTGCCTTCTAACATATGGATGCTTATTAAGACCTCATCGCGAGATACGAGAGCTAACCTGGGGAGATTTTACGAGCGAACTCAGCTACATAAAATTATCAGGAGGCAGGAACAAATCTGGAAGGAATAGAATCGTTCCAGTACCGTCTTACATAAGAGATATACTGGTTAAAGGAGAGTCAAATCACAATATCTTCACTAACTCCAATAAACCACCCAATCCAGACTATTTTAAAACACTTTGGAGTCGTTTTAAGAGGGTTTCTAAGCTTATTGAACTAGACCAAACACTTTATTCTTTTCGGCACTCTGGAGCTATAGATATCTTTAAAAGGACAGGAAGTATAACCAAGCTACAGAAAGCTATGGGACACTCATCTATAAATGTTAGTCTGACTTATTTAAGAGGTTTAGAAATACCTGAACTTAATGAAGAGGATATGCCGATGATTTAA
- a CDS encoding Bor family protein: MIKKTLKMMTVVFAASMLFTSCYSYTSVVGSGANGNSQTTKWNHYVIGGLAPVIVSDSKQMADGAENYTVHTRQSFVNGLVSALTFGIYTPTTTTVTK; this comes from the coding sequence ATGATTAAAAAAACTTTAAAAATGATGACAGTTGTATTTGCTGCATCAATGTTATTTACTTCTTGCTATTCCTACACAAGTGTTGTGGGTTCTGGTGCTAATGGAAACAGTCAAACAACTAAATGGAATCATTACGTGATTGGTGGACTTGCACCAGTTATTGTTTCTGATTCAAAACAAATGGCTGACGGAGCGGAAAACTATACTGTTCATACAAGACAATCTTTTGTAAATGGATTAGTTTCTGCATTAACTTTTGGAATATACACGCCGACTACTACGACTGTAACTAAATAA